TGTTACTAGATGCATTTAATGTGTAcgatttatttattacaaatcacACGAGTATACTTGTTGCAGAGATTCGTatcagtgcaataataataataataataataataataataataataataataataatagtgcaatACAGCAATTTTAGCAGAGAATCATTCCCGGGGAAACACATCCGCTTTGCCCTTTTAAACGGACTGGGACGGTTGCAACATAACACATGGGCGTTGAGCGTAAACAAAAAATGCTGAATCGTTAAACCGTAGCCtcgtaaaaaatacataaaaaaaatgtaataaaaaagctCCAGAACAAACTGTACTCCCGATCTCAAAAACAGAAGCAACGTCTTTGCAAACAGCACTCGCACAACCCAGTTATGCAACTTCCTTTTTCGTGCTCCTCGGTGAACCGGTTGGTCGAGCGCAGTTCTCGCTTCCGTACCCGGCATACGCAGCAGAATATACACGGACAGTACTTCACACCGCTATATGGgtcaaaagaaacacaaaacagcgTGTTCCGGAAAGAAACCCTGCCTGGTTTATCAACTGAAACAAAACAGCGCACTACTGCACCTGTACAGTAAGGGACACATGCTTCACTCCTTCACAAACATACAGGTTATAGAAACAAGGCGTTTGGCTGCCTATCTTGGTGTTATCTTACCAGAATCAGTGCGGCACTCGGAACCCGAGGACGCTTGATTTTTGCTCCTAACGGTGAACGGGTTGGGTAAGACTGCTGCAGGGTCCACACAATCCGCGGCAGGGCTGTTATTATTAAGCGCTGACGCATTCTGTGCAGCAGCCGCCGGGTGGGCGCCTGGGCTGGCCGTGCCCGTCTGGGTCGTTTGGGTGACCCTGGCCCCACAGTTTGAAAGCCGCTCGTTTACAACTTTCTCTAGCCTCTGTGTGGCCGAGAAGCCACTCCACATGCAGTCCTGGACGATAATCGAGCTGAGATTGCCAAAAATCTCCTCCGTGTCGATCTTGTACGTCCCTTCCTCCCCGTGGTCCTGACCTAAACACTGGGAGACCCATTCCAGCTTGTCCCCGGCGCTGGGAGGCGATTGCAAGCCACCTTCCAAGGACCAGATGGGCGACATGGGAGGTGTGGCTACTACCAGTTCAAATTTCTTCCAAATGTCTTCGCTGGGAGCCGTGGATTTGTAAAAATCCTCCTCCGAGTCGTGGCCATCGTAGAAATAGTGCTGGTAGCTGTCGTATTCCATCGCACAGATATCATGAAGCGGGTCGCTTGAATTTACTCCAGGCATGGGCGGCTATGACGCTTTTGTTGTGTCGAATCTatagtagaaaaaaatatatattatgagcGTTACAGGTTCAGCatatacaaaaacaactaaactCGTACTCTACATGCATCTGAATAAAACTATGGAATGTTAAGCATTGATATCCCTAATAAATTGGGGGAAAATTCTTTGCAAAGTCCTCCCCCCATATCAACTGTACAGAGTAGTTTTGTAACAAAGACTTCGACATTGAAGTAACACACAGTGAACCCGGCATTACCAACCTCAGACTAAATCAGACTAAGGTACTCGATCACTTTACAGCGGGTttaaattatatctatatataaaaacacacacacacaaaacacaatacactttACCCGCAGCAGTGACCGTG
The nucleotide sequence above comes from Polyodon spathula isolate WHYD16114869_AA unplaced genomic scaffold, ASM1765450v1 scaffolds_669, whole genome shotgun sequence. Encoded proteins:
- the myclb gene encoding protein L-Myc-1b isoform X2, which codes for MPGVNSSDPLHDICAMEYDSYQHYFYDGHDSEEDFYKSTAPSEDIWKKFELVVATPPMSPIWSLEGGLQSPPSAGDKLEWVSQCLGQDHGEEGTYKIDTEEIFGNLSSIIVQDCMWSGFSATQRLEKVVNERLSNCGARVTQTTQTGTASPGAHPAAAAQNASALNNNSPAADCVDPAAVLPNPFTVRSKNQASSGSECRTDSDEEIDVVTVESKQNRRKPVTITVRADPLDPCMKRFHISIHQQQHNYAAPSPDSYPDPEPQPKRIKQEPLTPPPEEPDFRPALLQRRHSSKPASPQSSDAEDTDKRKTHNYLERKRRNDLRSRFLALRDEIPDLADCPKTPKVVILTKATEYLKVLHASEKHKTQERKQLKCQQQQLLRKLAKLKRS
- the myclb gene encoding protein L-Myc-1b isoform X1, which produces MPGVNSSDPLHDICAMEYDSYQHYFYDGHDSEEDFYKSTAPSEDIWKKFELVVATPPMSPIWSLEGGLQSPPSAGDKLEWVSQCLGQDHGEEGTYKIDTEEIFGNLSSIIVQDCMWSGFSATQRLEKVVNERLSNCGARVTQTTQTGTASPGAHPAAAAQNASALNNNSPAADCVDPAAVLPNPFTVRSKNQASSGSECRTDSEDEEIDVVTVESKQNRRKPVTITVRADPLDPCMKRFHISIHQQQHNYAAPSPDSYPDPEPQPKRIKQEPLTPPPEEPDFRPALLQRRHSSKPASPQSSDAEDTDKRKTHNYLERKRRNDLRSRFLALRDEIPDLADCPKTPKVVILTKATEYLKVLHASEKHKTQERKQLKCQQQQLLRKLAKLKRS